The genomic window TTGTACCCTTCCAACCGAGCTGTCAACAGATTAAAAACAGTGAATTAGTAATTATTCAAGTGTATTTCTGTATCTTCAAATTAGTTTTACTTCATAAGTTGATTAACATTTctatgtaaaataaaagtgCTAGTAGTAACAGGTGTGTAACTATTGAAaactttacaattttgtacatttCCTGGTATCTTTAGCATCGTGACAACAGGGGAAATCTGgttatgaataaatatgaCCAGATTCCGACTTACCCAAttggataaattttgtaaGGTTTCAGTAGGCAGAGTATATTCTTGCGGTCTGAAAAGATAGGATGGTTCACAGTCCATAGTCATTCGACCCAAGGCTTCGCTGTACTCAATTGGGCACACAAAGTAGCGGTACTGGCATATGACATACGACATCtgataaaatgaatgaaataaaaatatattagaaTAATTCTGCAGGAAAATAGGTCattgaaaacgaaatattCACTCTGGGACAATATGAATCTTGAATCGGAGAACTGAAAATTAGCGTTTCTAGAACTGATTAGTAAATTAATACAAAGAACTTTGTTGAAAGTTTTACTGACCAATAATCCAAGTATGACCGTTGAAATACCACCACCTACAAAGCCTTCCCAAGTTTTCTTTGGGGACAATTTTATCAATGGAGTTCTACCAAAGAAAAATCCAAAGACGTATGCCATTATATCGTTTATGACAATCATGCTCACAGGTACAATGAACCTGAAAtaggtaaataaatatatttgttcaGTATGTATCCAATATTAACATTCGGACCTATTATAAGCATACTTTAAATCTTAGTACTAACAGACGATGATGTTTCCTCAAACTTACCATATTAATCCTTCAAATATGTTCTGTATAATTAAATAGCTTTGCGTCACTACGATCAATAGCGCAACGTGTGTCCATgcgaagagagaaaattgCTTCATGTAGTATTTTTTGACAAGAGATAGTACGAACCAAACAAAACCCATAATATACAGGCAGAACGAGATGAATCGATGATACGTTACTAAAACGCGTAGGTAGTCctatggaaaaatttttaaactgttAGTAATACTGCCTCAAATTACAACTGACACAAATCATTCGATGTAAGAACTAAAGTAGTATTTCGTGGTTTTAATATATGCATTACCAATGACATTGTTAAATGTGACTACAGTGTTCCAATTGATACCGTGTATTTGAATAGTGAGCCAATTACTACACTAGGTTTTATTTCAGCAGAAACTAGATAGCTTCCATGCCAAAATATTTTCGCTATGAAGTTATAGGTGGTCATTCATATAAGCCGCAATTTGGCAATTTTCCAGTAGATTTTGAGGGCTGGGAAAAAGTTTTGACTAACGTGACCCATTTAAAACTATCACTTTTGATATTCAAAGCCTTGATGGAAAATGAAGCCATATAAACACAGCAAAGCTTTGCTTTCAAGAAAAGCTTATTGATTTTATGCCATGCCCACAGCTGTGTTCATCAAGTGTGATTATTTCTGTCGTCACCTAATGTAAGGTAGCGCATAAAAACTCCCTTAAAACCCAAAGGATTCAATTAGGATTAAATGGAACACCCTCAGAGTAATCCACAAACTACTCAGGTATTAAACGACTAGGGTCCATGGAATTcataacaaacaaaaattccTCAACTTAAATGAATActttgtttaaaataaataaaatactagTTTTACAAAATAGTTGAAAGAGTACTCAGCTGTTTTTATAACTCACCGTCCGATTTATTACCACTGCAAAATAATCCATCAGGTTCTCTCCATAGAAGAAATAATTGGAAGTAATCAAGAAATACCACGAAAGAGATCTGAACCAAGGTAAACCATGAATTCGATACACGGTATATCCAATGTTAATGATCTCTTCAAAGCATTTCACTTGTACAACTAAAGTCTGTTAATAAACCAAAACAGCAGTGTTATTTCAGAACGTATGTTAACCCGAAAGCTTAATATGCTCAgttgcatttttcaaaacattgtaaattatcattattgttgttattattattaaattctcTGCAAAATATTAAATCATCCATCATCCTCGATTGTCAAATACTTTTTTCAAGTAATATCACAGTCTTTCACAGGGATGTATGTAACACGCGTTCGGTAAAACTTATGCATCGTAAATTTCACAATAAGCGTGTTGTTTACAGATTACCAGTGTTAATTACATTGTATATATTGTACTTTAATCTTGAATTTGcacattataaaaaaaaaaatggaaacaaaaatatgtatcgtGGAATAAAAGATAAGTGTAAAATAGAGCTAATGAGTAACAAGGCGATTGAGGAATGGAGTGATCTTTTTGctacaaaaattgattatgAGTTACTGTTCAGACACCTATCTTTGAACAGAGATAAAAACAAGTTGTGCAGTATTGAAAACATAAATGTTCTGAAAATTATCCTACATATACTTTATATTTGTTACTTTATATTAACGTCTGGAATGGTTAACTCACTAAAGTAACGactgaattataaaattggtACAAACTCCAAGAAATGACTTGCCGCCAACGGAGGattgataaaatattgcaGCAAATTATTGAATGacacaaacatttttattcaaaaaaccaTTAGAATTATTGCAACCACTAATCAACTCTAtggtttttttaaatttaataattataagagTGTGC from Neodiprion lecontei isolate iyNeoLeco1 chromosome 1, iyNeoLeco1.1, whole genome shotgun sequence includes these protein-coding regions:
- the LOC107221086 gene encoding phosphatidate cytidylyltransferase, photoreceptor-specific isoform X1: MNKMSEVRKRAIGDVAAGDVNDDHREDAESEEDNKIEVDEVSKTLPQGTNHTPDALASALSGMSDRWRNWIIRGIFTCLMVTGFGIIIYGGPLALMVTTLVVQVKCFEEIINIGYTVYRIHGLPWFRSLSWYFLITSNYFFYGENLMDYFAVVINRTDYLRVLVTYHRFISFCLYIMGFVWFVLSLVKKYYMKQFSLFAWTHVALLIVVTQSYLIIQNIFEGLIWFIVPVSMIVINDIMAYVFGFFFGRTPLIKLSPKKTWEGFVGGGISTVILGLLMSYVICQYRYFVCPIEYSEALGRMTMDCEPSYLFRPQEYTLPTETLQNLSNWLGWKGTITMYPFLLHSLSMSVFSSVIGPFGGFFASGFKRAFKIKDFGDVIPGHGGIMDRFDCQYLMATFVNVYISSFIHTASPQKLLQQSDGILSQVYNLKPEQQLQLFYTLRDALEHRGILNTP
- the LOC107221086 gene encoding phosphatidate cytidylyltransferase, photoreceptor-specific isoform X3, coding for MKRYEPISVVRLNEREDAESEEDNKIEVDEVSKTLPQGTNHTPDALASALSGMSDRWRNWIIRGIFTCLMVTGFGIIIYGGPLALMVTTLVVQVKCFEEIINIGYTVYRIHGLPWFRSLSWYFLITSNYFFYGENLMDYFAVVINRTDYLRVLVTYHRFISFCLYIMGFVWFVLSLVKKYYMKQFSLFAWTHVALLIVVTQSYLIIQNIFEGLIWFIVPVSMIVINDIMAYVFGFFFGRTPLIKLSPKKTWEGFVGGGISTVILGLLMSYVICQYRYFVCPIEYSEALGRMTMDCEPSYLFRPQEYTLPTETLQNLSNWLGWKGTITMYPFLLHSLSMSVFSSVIGPFGGFFASGFKRAFKIKDFGDVIPGHGGIMDRFDCQYLMATFVNVYISSFIHTASPQKLLQQSDGILSQVYNLKPEQQLQLFYTLRDALEHRGILNTP
- the LOC107221086 gene encoding phosphatidate cytidylyltransferase, photoreceptor-specific isoform X4, whose translation is MSDRWRNWIIRGIFTCLMVTGFGIIIYGGPLALMVTTLVVQVKCFEEIINIGYTVYRIHGLPWFRSLSWYFLITSNYFFYGENLMDYFAVVINRTDYLRVLVTYHRFISFCLYIMGFVWFVLSLVKKYYMKQFSLFAWTHVALLIVVTQSYLIIQNIFEGLIWFIVPVSMIVINDIMAYVFGFFFGRTPLIKLSPKKTWEGFVGGGISTVILGLLMSYVICQYRYFVCPIEYSEALGRMTMDCEPSYLFRPQEYTLPTETLQNLSNWLGWKGTITMYPFLLHSLSMSVFSSVIGPFGGFFASGFKRAFKIKDFGDVIPGHGGIMDRFDCQYLMATFVNVYISSFIHTASPQKLLQQSDGILSQVYNLKPEQQLQLFYTLRDALEHRGILNTP
- the LOC107221086 gene encoding phosphatidate cytidylyltransferase, photoreceptor-specific isoform X2, with the translated sequence MNKMSEVRKRAIGDVAAGDVNDDHREDAESEEDNKIEVDEVSKTLPQGTNHTPDALASALSGMSDRWRNWIIRGIFTCLMVTGFGIIIYGGPLALMVTTLVVQVKCFEEIINIGYTVYRIHGLPWFRSLSWYFLITSNYFFYGENLMDYFAVVINRTDYLRVLVTYHRFISFCLYIMGFVWFVLSLVKKYYMKQFSLFAWTHVALLIVVTQSYLIIQNIFEGLIWFIVPVSMIVINDIMAYVFGFFFGRTPLIKLSPKKTWEGFVGGGISTVILGLLMSYVICQYRYFVCPIEYSEALGRMTMDCEPSYLFRPQEYTLPTETLQNLSNWLGWKGTITMYPFLLHSLSMSVFSSVIGPFGGFFASGFKRAFKIKDFGDVIPGHGGIMDRFDCQYLMATFVNVYISSFIHTASPQKLLQQVYNLKPEQQLQLFYTLRDALEHRGILNTP